One window of the Streptomyces sp. ITFR-21 genome contains the following:
- a CDS encoding lysozyme — MSHGGLSVVHGTGSARTRLALLAGLFVTLLALVLTAPGTAHAAGGGRLAHPDLDWMGSTVRAHEGSARPAGGGAASLLATQTPGLDVSNYQGSVDWAATWAAGARFAYVKATEGVSYTSPSFAQQYNGSYNVGMVRGSYHFALPDVSAGATQADYFIAHGGGWSADGRTLPGALDIEYNPYGATCYGLSASGMVGWISAFSNEYHARTGRYPTIYSTTSWWTQCTGNSAAFAGTNALWIARYSTAVGALPAGWGYQTIWQFADSGTFPGDQDRFNGAQDRLQAYAAG; from the coding sequence ATGTCCCACGGAGGTCTCTCCGTCGTGCACGGCACCGGCTCGGCCCGGACCAGGCTCGCGCTGCTGGCCGGTCTCTTCGTCACCCTGCTCGCCTTGGTCCTGACCGCCCCGGGGACCGCCCACGCGGCCGGCGGCGGCCGCCTCGCCCACCCCGACCTGGACTGGATGGGCTCCACCGTCCGCGCCCACGAGGGCTCCGCCCGCCCGGCCGGCGGCGGCGCGGCGTCCCTGCTGGCCACCCAGACGCCGGGCCTGGACGTCTCGAACTACCAGGGCAGCGTCGACTGGGCGGCCACCTGGGCGGCCGGCGCCCGGTTCGCCTATGTCAAGGCCACCGAGGGCGTCTCGTACACCAGCCCGTCGTTCGCCCAGCAGTACAACGGCTCCTACAACGTCGGCATGGTCCGCGGCTCGTACCACTTCGCCCTGCCGGACGTCTCGGCCGGCGCCACCCAGGCCGACTACTTCATCGCGCACGGCGGCGGCTGGTCGGCCGACGGCAGGACGCTGCCGGGCGCGCTGGACATCGAGTACAACCCGTACGGCGCGACCTGCTACGGGCTGAGCGCCAGCGGCATGGTCGGCTGGATCTCCGCGTTCAGCAACGAGTACCACGCCCGTACCGGCCGCTACCCGACGATCTACAGCACCACCAGCTGGTGGACGCAGTGCACCGGCAACAGCGCCGCCTTCGCCGGCACCAACGCGCTGTGGATCGCCCGCTACAGCACCGCGGTCGGCGCCCTGCCGGCCGGCTGGGGCTACCAGACCATCTGGCAGTTCGCCGACTCCGGCACCTTCCCCGGTGACCAGGACCGGTTCAACGGCGCGCAGGACCGGCTCCAGGCGTACGCGGCGGGCTGA